Proteins found in one Mycteria americana isolate JAX WOST 10 ecotype Jacksonville Zoo and Gardens chromosome 8, USCA_MyAme_1.0, whole genome shotgun sequence genomic segment:
- the G3BP1 gene encoding ras GTPase-activating protein-binding protein 1 isoform X1 — translation MVMEKPSPLLVGREFVRQYYTLLNQAPDYLHRFYGKNSSYVHGGLDSNGKPADAVYGQSDIHKKVLSLNFKDCHTKIRHVDAHATLNDGVVVQVMGELSNNMQPVRRFMQTFVLAPEGSVANKFYVHNDIFRYQDEVFGDSDTEPPEESEEEGEEPEERQQTPEAVPDDTGAYYEQAVSNDIEEHLEETAAEAEPEPEPEPEQEPEPEVQEEKSEPVLEESAPEESVEKSPSPAPADPAPAVQEDSRTFSWASVTSKNLPPSGAVPVSGIPPHVVKVPVSQPRPEAKPESQTPPQRPQRDQRVREQRTSIPPQRGPRPIREGEQGDVETRRIVRYPDSHQLFVGNLPHDVDKTELKDFFQKLGFSLAGFGNVVELRINSGGKLPNFGFVVFDDPEPVQKILSSRPIMFRGEVRLNVEEKKTRAAREGDRRDNRPRGPGGTRGGLGGGIRGPPRGGMSQKPGFGAGRGIGQRQ, via the exons ATGGTGATGGAGAAGCCAAGTCCCCTGCTGGTCGGGCGGGAATTCGTGAGGCAGTACTATACTCTGCTGAACCAAGCACCTGACTATTTGCACAG GTTTTATGGAAAGAACTCTTCCTATGTCCATGGTGGCTTGGATTCCAATGGAAAACCAGCTGACGCAGTCTATGGGCAATCT GATATCCACAAGAAGGTGCTGTCATTAAACTTCAAGGATTGCCACACAAAGATTCGTCATGTGGATGCCCATGCTACTCTCAATGATGGTGTTGTAGTCCAGGTGATGGGAGAGCTCTCCAATAACATGCAGCCCGTGCGCAGATTCATGCAAACATTTGTACTTGCACCTGAG GGTTCTGTTGCAAACAAGTTTTATGTCCACAACGATATCTTCCGCTACCAAGATGAGGTTTTTGGTGACTCCGACACCGAGCCTCCAGAGG aatcagaggaggaaggggaggaaccTGAAGAAAGACAGCAGACACCTGAGGCTGTTCCTGATGATACTGGTGCTTATTACGAGCAGGCTGTCAG CAATGACATTGAGGAACACCTGGAAGAGacagctgcagaggcagagccTGAGCCAGAGCCAGAACCTGAACAGGAACCTGAACCAgaggtgcaggaagaaaaatctgagcCAGTATTAGAGGAGTCGGCTCCAGAAGAGAGTGTGGAAAAgagtccttctccagctcctgctgatcCAGCTCCTGCAGTGCAAGAGGACTCCAGG acgttTTCCTGGGCATCGGTAACCAGTAAGAACCTCCCTCCCAGTGGAGCTGTTCCAGTATCAGGAATACCACCTCACGTTGTGAAAGTACCGGTCTCGCAG CCCCGCCCTGAGGCAAAGCCTGAATCTCAGACACCACCTCAGAGACCTCAGAGGGATCAGCGAGTGAGGGAGCAACGAACAAGCATCCCACCACAGAGGGGTCCTAGACCAA TTCGTGAGGGTGAACAAGGCGATGTGGAAACTAGACGGATTGTGAGGTACCCAGACAGTCATCAGCTGTTTGTTGGGAACCTTCCCCATGATGTGGATAAAACTGAACTTAAAGACTTTTTCCAAA AACTTGGCTTTTCTCTTGCAGGCTTTGGCAATGTTGTTGAACTCCGCATCAACAGTGGTGGAAAGCTCCCCAATTTTGGGTTTGTGGTGTTTGATGATCCTGAACCAGTTCAGAAGATCCTTAGCAGCAGG CCCATCATGTTCAGGGGAGAGGTGCGCCTGAATGTGGAGGAGAAGAAGACACGAGCTGCCAGGGAGGGTGACCGCAGAGATAACAGACCACGTGGACCTGGAGGCACTCGtggggggctgggaggtgggATTCGAGGGCCTCCACGTGGAGGAATGTCCCAGAAGCCAGGATTTGGAGCTGGAAGGGGGATCGGGCAACGCCAGTGA
- the G3BP1 gene encoding ras GTPase-activating protein-binding protein 1 isoform X2, whose translation MVMEKPSPLLVGREFVRQYYTLLNQAPDYLHRFYGKNSSYVHGGLDSNGKPADAVYGQSDIHKKVLSLNFKDCHTKIRHVDAHATLNDGVVVQVMGELSNNMQPVRRFMQTFVLAPEGSVANKFYVHNDIFRYQDEVFGDSDTEPPEESEEEGEEPEERQQTPEAVPDDTGAYYEQAVSNDIEEHLEETAAEAEPEPEPEPEQEPEPEVQEEKSEPVLEESAPEESVEKSPSPAPADPAPAVQEDSRTFSWASVTSKNLPPSGAVPVSGIPPHVVKVPVSQPRPEAKPESQTPPQRPQRDQRVREQRTSIPPQRGPRPIREGEQGDVETRRIVRYPDSHQLFVGNLPHDVDKTELKDFFQSFGNVVELRINSGGKLPNFGFVVFDDPEPVQKILSSRPIMFRGEVRLNVEEKKTRAAREGDRRDNRPRGPGGTRGGLGGGIRGPPRGGMSQKPGFGAGRGIGQRQ comes from the exons ATGGTGATGGAGAAGCCAAGTCCCCTGCTGGTCGGGCGGGAATTCGTGAGGCAGTACTATACTCTGCTGAACCAAGCACCTGACTATTTGCACAG GTTTTATGGAAAGAACTCTTCCTATGTCCATGGTGGCTTGGATTCCAATGGAAAACCAGCTGACGCAGTCTATGGGCAATCT GATATCCACAAGAAGGTGCTGTCATTAAACTTCAAGGATTGCCACACAAAGATTCGTCATGTGGATGCCCATGCTACTCTCAATGATGGTGTTGTAGTCCAGGTGATGGGAGAGCTCTCCAATAACATGCAGCCCGTGCGCAGATTCATGCAAACATTTGTACTTGCACCTGAG GGTTCTGTTGCAAACAAGTTTTATGTCCACAACGATATCTTCCGCTACCAAGATGAGGTTTTTGGTGACTCCGACACCGAGCCTCCAGAGG aatcagaggaggaaggggaggaaccTGAAGAAAGACAGCAGACACCTGAGGCTGTTCCTGATGATACTGGTGCTTATTACGAGCAGGCTGTCAG CAATGACATTGAGGAACACCTGGAAGAGacagctgcagaggcagagccTGAGCCAGAGCCAGAACCTGAACAGGAACCTGAACCAgaggtgcaggaagaaaaatctgagcCAGTATTAGAGGAGTCGGCTCCAGAAGAGAGTGTGGAAAAgagtccttctccagctcctgctgatcCAGCTCCTGCAGTGCAAGAGGACTCCAGG acgttTTCCTGGGCATCGGTAACCAGTAAGAACCTCCCTCCCAGTGGAGCTGTTCCAGTATCAGGAATACCACCTCACGTTGTGAAAGTACCGGTCTCGCAG CCCCGCCCTGAGGCAAAGCCTGAATCTCAGACACCACCTCAGAGACCTCAGAGGGATCAGCGAGTGAGGGAGCAACGAACAAGCATCCCACCACAGAGGGGTCCTAGACCAA TTCGTGAGGGTGAACAAGGCGATGTGGAAACTAGACGGATTGTGAGGTACCCAGACAGTCATCAGCTGTTTGTTGGGAACCTTCCCCATGATGTGGATAAAACTGAACTTAAAGACTTTTTCCAAA GCTTTGGCAATGTTGTTGAACTCCGCATCAACAGTGGTGGAAAGCTCCCCAATTTTGGGTTTGTGGTGTTTGATGATCCTGAACCAGTTCAGAAGATCCTTAGCAGCAGG CCCATCATGTTCAGGGGAGAGGTGCGCCTGAATGTGGAGGAGAAGAAGACACGAGCTGCCAGGGAGGGTGACCGCAGAGATAACAGACCACGTGGACCTGGAGGCACTCGtggggggctgggaggtgggATTCGAGGGCCTCCACGTGGAGGAATGTCCCAGAAGCCAGGATTTGGAGCTGGAAGGGGGATCGGGCAACGCCAGTGA